A region from the Aegilops tauschii subsp. strangulata cultivar AL8/78 chromosome 5, Aet v6.0, whole genome shotgun sequence genome encodes:
- the LOC109733129 gene encoding ethylene-responsive transcription factor ERF025-like, with translation MSGHGSSGRHPFYRGIRSRYGKWVSEIREPRKARRIWLGTFPTAEMAAVAYDVAAHALRGADAALNFPALAATRPAPASTSADGIRAAAAAAAASIRHDRAGGGIAPAAAGSALQQQLGGTGSSAADAASASVMAQQDRAGIGFNQYFLDEEALFETPQFLRNMAAGMMMSPPRLSPDSSDESPDPSEVGESLWSYRDP, from the coding sequence ATGTCTGGGCATGGGTCGTCGGGCAGGCACCCCTTCTACCGCGGCATCCGGAGCCGGTACGGGAAGTGGGTCTCGGAGATCCGGGAGCCGCGGAAGGCGCGCCGCATCTGGCTCGGCACGTTCCCGACGGCCGAGATGGCCGCCGTGGCGTACGACGTGGCCGCCCACGCTCTCCGCGGGGCCGACGCGGCGCTCAACTTCCCCGCCTTAGCGGCCACGCGCCCGGCACCGGCGTCCACCTCCGCGGACGGCATCCGCGCGGCGGCGGCCGCCGCAGCCGCCTCCATCCGGCACGACCGCGCCGGCGGCGGCATTGCCCCTGCGGCTGCTGGATCCGCTCTGCAGCAGCAGTTGGGTGGAACTGGAAGCAGTGCCGCTGATGCTGCCTCGGCGAGCGTCATGGCCCAGCAGGATCGAGCCGGCATTGGGTTCAATCAGTACTTCCTGGACGAGGAGGCGCTCTTCGAGACGCCGCAGTTCCTCCGCAAcatggccgccgggatgatgatgAGCCCCCCGAGGCTCAGCCCCGACTCCTCCGACGAATCGCCGGACCCTTCCGAGGTTGGGGAGAGCCTCTGGAGCTACCGTGACCCGTAA